One window of Nymphaea colorata isolate Beijing-Zhang1983 chromosome 1, ASM883128v2, whole genome shotgun sequence genomic DNA carries:
- the LOC116267496 gene encoding lipid phosphate phosphatase delta, giving the protein MEAMPCWQFLVLPAIVCWLFISTSLSLTPKLRSLIQPWVTRRVHGDIPIILLIQRYQNGFLDTFFTGLSFIVSVPFYTAFLPLVFWSGHSKLGRQMTLLLAFCDYVGNSLKDLVSAPRPTSPAIRKIISTKDEKENALEYGLPSSHALNTVCLSGYMAYYALSDNNEAGVSFKLLVVLLVLVLVGLIGVGRIYLGMHSLIDVSGGVFLGVAILGLWLSVHGVLDAFIVSGHHVAAFWSGLAFLLLFAYPEPEYPTPSFEFHTSFNGVALGIVCGVQQTYHEFHHEGVPRIFTQHLGLMTFLERILVGLPTILFVKFCSKALAKWLLPILCTILGIPVKSSYYIPLLKTNCKTKSDGDNMPSSVGYFERFFWYFQPQHGCFDVDTGIRFLQYAGLAWSVVDLVPSLFSLLKL; this is encoded by the exons ATGGAGGCAATGCCGTGTTGGCAGTTCCTAGTACTGCCTGCCATTGTCTGTTGGCTCTTCATCTCCACGTCTCTGTCCCTCACCCCCAAGCTCAGATCCCTCATCCAACCTTGGGTAACCCGCCGAGTACATGGCGACATTCCCATCATCCTTCTAATCcag AGGTACCAGAATGGTTTTCTCGATACTTTCTTCACTGGGCTGTCCTTTATTGTGTCTGTTCCCTTCTACACTGCTTTCCTACCTTTGGTCTTCTGG AGTGGACATAGCAAATTGGGCAGGCAAATGACCCTTCTGCTGGCTTTCTGCGACTACGTCGGCAATTCTTTGAAG GATTTGGTGTCAGCTCCAAGACCCACTTCTCCGGCCATCAGGAAAATTATTTCCACCAAGGATGAGAAAGAGAATGCTTTGGAGTACGGGTTGCCTTCTTCTCATGCTCTCAACACTGTCTGCCTTTCCGG TTATATGGCGTACTATGCTCTTTCCGACAACAATGAAGCTGGTGTTTCCTTCAAGCTTTTGGTTGTTCTTCTGGTGCTCGTGTTGGTTGGGTTGATTGGCGTTG GGAGAATTTATCTTGGGATGCACAGCTTGATTGATGTTAGTGGTGGAGTTTTTCTTGGTGTTGCAATACTCGGGCTTTGGCTTTCCGTCCACGGGGTGCTTGATGCTTTCATTGTGTCAGGACAtcatg TTGCAGCCTTTTGGAGCGGCCTTGCATTTTTGCTGCTCTTTGCTTATCCAGAGCCCGAGTATCCAACACCAAGCTTTGAGTTCCACACAAGTTTTAATGGAGTTGCTTTGGGCATT GTATGTGGGGTCCAGCAGACATACCATGAATTTCATCATGAAGGTGTCCCACGCATCTTTACTCAGCACCTGGGTCTCATGACATTTCTGGAAAGAATACTCGTTGGCCTTCCCACCATTCTGTTCGTCAAGTTCTGCAGCAAAGCTTTAGCTAAATGGTTGCTGCCAATATTATGCACGATACTGGGCATCCCAGTGAAGTCATCCTACTATATTCCCTTGTTGAAAACCAACTGCAAAACCAAATCCGATGGCGATAACATGCCGTCATCAGTGGGCTATTTTGAAAGATTCTTCTGGTACTTCCAGCCCCAGCATGGATGCTTTGATGTTGATACTGGAATACGGTTTCTTCAGTATGCAGGCCTTGCATGGTCAGTTGTGGATCTTGTGCCTTCACTTTTCTCCCTCCTCAAGTTGTAA